A stretch of the Haloarcula ordinaria genome encodes the following:
- a CDS encoding class I SAM-dependent methyltransferase gives MGFHTFDPDRAQMLEDVSRFRFCSRDELVGHLAVDRDAVVADLGSGTGFYTDEVAPFVGTMYAVDVQPEMQELYRENGVPSNVELVTSDVASLPFDDDHLDAVFSTMTFHEFATPDSLAELHRVLTDGGRAVIVDWTANGTGDEGPPLDERYGADEAADMFAAAGFDVPVAQERPDTLLVVAVA, from the coding sequence GTGGGATTTCACACCTTCGACCCCGACCGGGCACAGATGCTCGAGGACGTGTCACGCTTCCGCTTCTGTTCGCGGGACGAACTCGTCGGCCACCTCGCGGTCGACCGGGACGCCGTGGTCGCCGACCTGGGGAGCGGGACGGGGTTCTACACGGACGAGGTGGCGCCGTTCGTCGGGACGATGTACGCCGTCGACGTCCAGCCGGAGATGCAGGAGTTGTACCGGGAGAACGGCGTCCCGTCGAACGTCGAACTGGTCACCAGCGACGTCGCGTCGCTGCCGTTCGACGACGACCATCTGGACGCCGTCTTCTCGACGATGACCTTCCACGAGTTCGCGACACCCGACTCGCTCGCGGAGCTCCACCGCGTCCTCACGGACGGCGGCCGAGCTGTCATCGTCGACTGGACGGCCAACGGGACTGGCGACGAGGGGCCGCCGCTCGACGAGCGGTACGGCGCCGACGAGGCCGCCGACATGTTCGCGGCCGCCGGGTTCGACGTGCCCGTCGCACAGGAGCGACCCGACACGCTACTCGTCGTCGCCGTCGCGTGA
- a CDS encoding helix-turn-helix domain-containing protein, protein MPDSLSEYLQQDMECEGLLECFHGLKALDRQIFAVLASASEPLTVDEIAEEVDRERSTAYRAVQRLLQTGFIQKEQVNYDQGGYYHVYLPADPDKMADNMQRMLNDWYAKMGQLIQEFRGKYDQPQQVAPEQ, encoded by the coding sequence ATGCCAGACTCACTGAGCGAATACCTCCAGCAGGACATGGAGTGTGAAGGGCTTCTGGAGTGTTTCCACGGGCTGAAAGCGCTCGACAGGCAGATCTTCGCCGTGCTCGCATCGGCGTCGGAGCCGCTGACGGTCGACGAGATCGCCGAGGAGGTCGACCGCGAGCGGTCGACGGCCTACCGGGCGGTCCAGCGCCTGCTCCAGACCGGGTTCATCCAGAAAGAACAGGTCAACTACGACCAGGGCGGCTACTACCACGTCTACCTCCCGGCGGACCCCGACAAGATGGCCGACAACATGCAGCGGATGCTCAACGACTGGTACGCGAAGATGGGCCAGCTCATCCAGGAGTTCCGCGGCAAGTACGACCAGCCACAGCAGGTCGCCCCCGAGCAGTAA
- a CDS encoding M20 family metallopeptidase, which produces MTGGSDAVQAYLDAHRESLIETTLDLLAVDTQNPPGETAALASLVEDRFEALGLSTERLTVDPAKPNVLATLPGERDATLLYNGHLDTVPYTESEWSRDPLGERDGDRIYGRGATDMKGQVAAMIATAAAFVETDTTPPLTLQFLLVSDEETGGAAGLEAVLDQRDLRADGCVIGETTCDSDRYAVTVADRGSIWLTLSATGRGAHGSRPVLGDNAIDRLYAAVDRIRAEFGSESLTLPPELAPIVDESVAYYEGTMDTETATALFETPTVNLGVIEGGDSINSVPTRATARLDIRVTAGVETSDLLARIRECVDGCEGISIDDVDWSVGTYEPIDSPLPAAVAETASAVTGERIYRRSATGGGDAKTFRNAGIPTVEFGIGTDTVHAVDEYTTGDAVARNASVYTRLPSAFATTLD; this is translated from the coding sequence GTGACCGGCGGCTCGGACGCGGTCCAGGCGTATCTCGACGCCCACCGGGAGTCGCTCATCGAGACGACGCTCGACCTCCTCGCAGTCGATACGCAGAACCCACCGGGAGAGACCGCAGCCCTCGCATCGCTCGTCGAGGACCGCTTCGAGGCGCTCGGCCTGTCGACGGAGCGCCTGACCGTCGACCCGGCGAAGCCGAACGTCCTGGCGACGCTTCCGGGCGAGCGCGACGCCACCCTGCTGTACAACGGCCACCTCGACACCGTCCCCTACACCGAGAGCGAGTGGTCACGGGACCCGCTGGGCGAACGGGACGGCGACCGCATCTACGGCCGGGGTGCGACAGACATGAAGGGGCAGGTGGCCGCGATGATAGCGACCGCGGCGGCGTTCGTCGAGACGGATACCACGCCGCCGCTGACCCTGCAGTTCCTCCTGGTCAGCGACGAGGAGACCGGCGGGGCCGCGGGGCTCGAAGCGGTCCTCGATCAGCGCGACCTGCGGGCCGACGGCTGTGTCATCGGCGAGACGACCTGTGATAGCGACCGCTACGCGGTGACGGTGGCCGACCGCGGGAGTATCTGGCTGACGCTGTCGGCGACGGGACGCGGCGCACACGGGTCGCGACCGGTGCTCGGCGACAACGCCATCGACCGGCTGTACGCCGCAGTCGACCGGATTCGAGCCGAGTTCGGAAGTGAGTCACTGACCCTGCCGCCCGAACTCGCGCCCATCGTCGATGAGTCCGTGGCCTACTACGAGGGCACGATGGACACGGAGACGGCCACCGCCCTGTTCGAGACGCCGACGGTGAACCTGGGGGTCATCGAGGGCGGCGACAGCATCAACAGCGTCCCGACGCGGGCGACCGCGCGGCTCGATATCCGGGTGACCGCCGGCGTCGAGACAAGCGACCTGCTGGCCCGCATCCGTGAGTGCGTCGACGGGTGTGAAGGCATCTCCATCGACGACGTCGACTGGAGCGTCGGCACCTACGAGCCGATAGACAGCCCACTGCCGGCCGCCGTCGCCGAGACGGCGAGTGCGGTGACCGGCGAGCGGATCTACCGGCGGAGTGCCACCGGCGGCGGCGACGCGAAGACGTTCCGGAACGCGGGTATCCCCACCGTCGAGTTCGGCATCGGCACCGACACCGTGCACGCCGTCGACGAGTACACGACGGGAGACGCCGTCGCTCGGAACGCCTCCGTGTACACCCGATTACCGTCGGCGTTCGCGACGACGCTCGACTGA
- the trxA gene encoding thioredoxin — protein sequence MSNEETLDDIRERKRQELQNDSNSESESAIPSEPIHIGSSDELADAVASYDIVLTDFYADWCGPCKMLEPTVAEIAAETDVTVAKVDVDANQQLAAQYGVRGVPTLVLFADGEQVEQVVGVKGKDALLSLIQRYQ from the coding sequence ATGAGTAACGAAGAGACTCTCGACGATATTCGCGAGCGGAAACGACAGGAACTCCAGAACGACAGCAACAGTGAATCTGAGTCGGCAATACCATCTGAGCCGATTCACATCGGCTCCAGCGACGAGCTGGCAGATGCGGTTGCTTCCTACGATATCGTCCTCACGGACTTCTATGCGGACTGGTGTGGGCCGTGCAAGATGCTAGAACCGACCGTCGCCGAGATCGCGGCGGAGACCGACGTGACCGTCGCCAAGGTGGACGTCGACGCCAACCAGCAGCTCGCCGCCCAGTACGGGGTCCGCGGGGTCCCGACGCTAGTGTTGTTCGCCGACGGCGAACAGGTCGAACAGGTGGTCGGAGTCAAGGGCAAAGACGCACTGCTCTCGCTCATCCAGCGCTACCAGTGA